The nucleotide window GAGCTCGTGCACGATCAACAAACCTGAgaaagcttcttctcttaCAAGATATCAGCCACTTGTTCATTCATAGTCTGTGATCTCAGTTGGTGAAGTTATTTTCTCTGGTTGTTTCTCTGCTCTGATCTTGGCCGAATTATGGTCGTCGACGTGACCATCTCCTGGATctggtgatggcttcttcttcgcctggCGAAAATAACCGGATTCTTTATGGCTCCATATTGGGTAATGATGTATTTGGAGGATCATGTTATTTGCGTCGACTGTGGTTCAAGCAATGTTCTATTGGTCACCCTCAATACACTTTAGGGAAGTTCGTCATCCAAAGCATGGAGTGCAAATGTGTAGATTGTTCTAAATGTCTTCCAAAATGCTCAACATAAAATTTCATCCCAAATATTACATATCTGCATATAGAGCATTCTTCTGCGATCATCCCATGTCGGAGGTTGGGTAACTCACCAAACAGTAGCAGGTCAAGAGAGTTGCTTCTTGCGGCTGGTCCCAAATATGACAACAGCATCATTCATCCCTTGAGGCAATGTCTGTATCGGacctttttttcttgctTTACTCTTTTCCAGTCTCTGCGGCATCTTCGGGCATATCTCGGGTACAATCTTGCAATTCTGGCAGGGCTCAAACAAATGAGCATCCTCACACGACCAAACCAGATTCTGATAGCATCCGGATGCCGAGAGTCCTCTGATGCAACGTAGACTCACAGCAAGATATGTGTTGCTACGGCCACCTGGCAGAGGAGACCATTGCCGACACACCTGGTCTGGTTGCTCCGGGACTATCAAGTCGCCAATCTCCTGTGCGAAGAAGACGGGGATCGAATCTGTGAATGGTAACCAACAGGGCGGAGAGCTGAACATCCGGGAAGCAAGGACTTGTCTCCGTTGGCTCACAGCCCTCTCAAGCCCATCTACGAGTTCAAGCCAGTCCCACCCCTTGATACTGCAGCGACCCAGCGACAAGGTGCCACGGGCGCCCTCGTCACTGCTCGCATTGATACTCCTCGTCTTTTGAATTCGGCCATATAACCTCTTGATAATACCCGAGATTTTAATATCTGAGGGATCCTCATCGGCCATCTTCTCGATAGCAATGCGCTCTGAATAACTCCTATTGGCGAGGACGTTGAATGCAGCGGCGCCTCCGTCTGCACTCGCAGTGGCGTACTGAATGCCTCGCAGACCTTCTCGCTGTGCCCATATATTGAACAACTCAAGGATCATCGATAGTTGAGAGACCATCCAGGCGCGTTCGTTCTGACTTTGGGTGTCATAGATAATGACTGGCATGTTCTGCGAGATCCGCAGGACTTGCTTGTAGGTCAGATCCTTCTGGTCATCAAGCTCACGCTTATGGCCGGTTCTTAGCCTGAACCCTATCGAACCCTCTGCTTTAGCACCCCCTGCACTAGAGCCCAGAGTAAGCGAGTTCAGCGATGCCTCTATGTTGGGCTTTTCGACCTCTGCATGTGAGTATTGTGGTTCATTGTGATATTGGCGGCGGGCCTCGGTACCCAACTGCACCATGGCCTTTTCACAGTACCCCAAAACTGTGATTGATGTTCTCAGAGTGTCGTAGACCGGAATTTTGGTCCACAATGGACCACCGTTTCTATCGGGAGGGATTGCTGGGTCTCGATCTCCCTCGTCATCTAAggtcttctctttcaaaTGCCATTGGATAACAGGCTGTCGGTCGGGGAGCGCCTTATAAGAAGTTGGGTAGAGGAAAAAGGAGATACCATCGAGGTAGATACCAGTTGCATTGCCCTTGTCGTCCTCCAGGCTGACATCGCAAATTATCTCAGCCAGCTCAAGCATGGCATCAAAGGGCATCTGCAAGCCGAAGACACCTGGGTGAACTGGAACCTCAAAGCCCTCAGCCATGACCGTCGAAGGGAACAGAGGGGTCCAACAAGTGCCCGGTGTGCCATGCTCTAGAGGTTTCAATTCTTCCAGTGAAATATGAAACACGTGGACCTCATCTCCGACACTTGGTGCATGTAGGAAGCTAACCGAAGAACTGGTTGTCTTCTTCGGCTCGGGCAGTCGGAAGGTCGCTACGATCCAGCAAAGAAACTGTGAAAATATTGATATCTGAGTTGGAGAGCCTTTGAAGAGCACTACTGGAGTATCTTCAGAGTCTCCACTCATGAACAATGGCCGATTAACTGCAGGTTCTTTCGGAACTTGGGTGTCTTGACGTCGTCAGTATCACTACTATAAACGAGGAGAAGTAGAACCCACCTGTCGAAGGTAGCTTTTGAACAAGAAATGCTTCTAGATCTTCCAGAAACACTGTGCCGTTATCTTTCCAGGTTGCTGAAACATATTCCTGGCAGCAAACCGCCAAAGAATTTGAAGAAGTTCCTGTTATAGTGAGGATTGGGCCAAGATCATTGCTGCCGTCTAGTTCTTCCTGTACACAAACTGGAACCTGCCAGCGAACAAGAAACTTGGCCAGGCAGGTGTCTGTGTCATCGAAACTCTCCAAGGCTTCAAATACCTTCGCTTCAATCATCTGTGCAGCCGCCAAGCCACTCTTCTTGTCAGCATTTAAGAGCTTTTCGGATGAGAATTCCTTCTTTCCAGAAAGAGTCTCATCAACCGTCATTGAATGTGGTTTTCTGATGACCAGGCCAGCGTCGTCAATCTGTCGGACTCGTATAGATTGGCGTTGACTCTGGTGGCTACGCTCTGTGAACTTTTGCGTAAGCCTTAATCGACTCTGGCGCGAATATGTATATTTTCTTTCAACTACATGTGCCTCGACTGCGATGAGCGcttttggtggtgttttgCGGGGGCCAGGTGTGGGCTTCGCGATGTAGTCCCTATGATTATCATCCTGGACTCTCTGGTCGACACCTTTAAATTTCTCGAGCAGCTCACTGGTGGAGGCTCTTTTCGCATCTTCTGTTCGTACAACGATCATGTATTTCTCGACGATGTCCAGAATATCATGAACGTAGTTTGTGCATGACTCGTGATGGTCAAGTCTTCGAATGAACTAACGAAGTATGTCAGCTGCTCATCTAAATTTCTCCGGAGGTTGCGGTATCCCTCTCCACGCTGACCTACACTTAATACTTGTGGCTTGACTGTAAATCGACGCAACTCATCGTCCTCTAGTTTGACAATTGTAAAGAAGCTATCAGTCTTCATGATACCCGAAGTGTCCTCTGTCAGTCGAGCATCTGCGAATGCCTCAGAAAGCTCCCAGCCCCCTAAGAGCCAGCAGACCATCTCAAGTAAAACACAACCGAAAGACCATATATCGGAAGATCGTGACATAAATTCaccctcgatatcaatctCTGGAGGCGCATAGGTGTATGTGTAACCCACGTTAGTGTTTTTTGTGAAAGACCTGCTACGCTCCCGGTGAAATTTGGCAAGCCCAAAATCTGCCAGAACAAGTAAGCCATGAGGTTCATTATCCAATTCAAACCAAAGTATGTTCTCGGGCTTAATATCCCCATGCCGACCATAGGACTGTACGCCTTGGGAATCGTGAATAGCATCCAAGGCCGCAAGCAAACCGAGAGTTTGTGTAGACATCCAACGGATGACGTCGAGATCTCGGTTTCCAGTCTTTGAAAAAGGGTCAGATTTCCAGAACTCGTAGAGATTGCAAGAAGCCCAAGGTAATATCATGTGATATCTGTCATGTAGCTCAAAGGTCGCCAGAAGTTGAATGATATGCCGATGGCCAACACCATTGAATCGTTGAAGCCCTTCAACTTCATTGTCGAATTCAGAACGGTCCTCAAGCCTGAGTATTTTGAGGGCAAAAATGCCTTTTGCGGCAGATTTCTAGCAGTAATTTGTTAGATCATCTTATTTTAGCACATCGCTAGAACGCTGACCAACTCACCACCCCTCGGAGAACCTTCTCAAATTCGTGAGAAGATTTGTCGATTTTGATAGGTTGAATTGTTGAATAGCCACCTTGAGTTATATGCCTGCCGAATTTCTTCAGTCCAACCTCAGACCCGTTAAGACGACACCAAGGTAAAATTGTCCTCCGGTGGAAAACGTGATGAAATACCGGGATATTGTCTCTGGGAGCATGAAAGAAAGGGGCCGTGAACCTCCATTGACACATTTCAAAGGACTCCAATTGATAGGGACGAAATCTTCTGAAGCAGCCAAGGGGATTTTCATCGCCTTCCTTTCGAAATACAGCATTCTGTCTTATATCCAGAGTGAGGGGAAGGTCATCGTCACAGACTCGATGTTGGATGAATTCGTGAActttcccttctttttcAATCATGACCAGAATTGCAAAAATCCTCAGGTACGTCTTTTGACCTGAAGGCATTTGAAAAGGCATTTCCTTGTACGCATCAGCCTCATCGGCGTACAACGGTCCAATTTGATCTGCATATTGTGATGCAAGATCCCCGTACTCTTTTTTTAGATGGGCCTCAATGCACGCCTTGTTCAAGATTCTTGACAGGGTTAAGAATGGTAGGAATGTCTGATAGTAGTCTGCGCATTCTATAGAAGAAGATCGTAAGCGGTACGCAAGGTTATTGGAGTTCTCGAGGCTGTAAGGGTCCAGAGTTTCATCGTTAACTGAGAGTGTAGGAATATTTATGTCGTCCATGGTGTGCAGGATGAAACTCGTAGTGGAGCAACGAGACTTGTGTCTTGTGCACCGTTTTGCAGTATTTGAGGAGGGCAAAGACAGATATGACAAGAGATAGGCTTGGGAAAAGGGTCAGGGACCTGGTCAATTTCAGGGAAGTTGCCAAGTCCTAGATGAGGGGGTAGGAAAAAGAGCGGCTGAAGTAAACAGTGCATAAGTCTCATGATAACCACACTCTACTACCAATAGAAAGGACCTGGGAAAGTCATATCAGCTGTGGCTGCAGCTCATCCTTGTCAAGTCAGCACATCACAGCTTAATCCGTAAGAAGACTACCTACACCATTTTCAAGAAATGGGAAATCAAGTTGAAATGTATAGAAAGCACAAAGCGCAGGCCAGAACGTTCTACGTCACTGTTTAGGCTTAAAGGCCCGAAAAGCGCCTGGGCGCTGACACCATCACTATTAGAATATGTGAGAGAGGTCAATGTAGTAGTGCCACGTATCAATACATACCTTATGCAGCCCCATTAACATCCCAGCTCGAATGTCAGCATCTCATTGCTTTCTGAGTGGCAGCCTTGTCACAAGCACGAAAACATAGATACAGGTCACCTGACAGAGATATCACGATAGACACGCGGTGCTTGGTGTGATTGTGTCTGATATTAACCAATCACTGCCGATATGAAAGCTAACGAGAATGAAATTTCAGGACGTTGGCCCTCTTCGCGCTATACTCTTCATTAAAGTATCACATATTTCCGAGATAAGAGATTTTGACCTTTGAAGAAGCGAATGAGCGTCTAGCTATGAACCCTACGAGAGACACCTATCACTCCTATGCGGAAATTTAGCGGAGCTCGAAGCGGAGTTCGCTTGCCTTGGGTCTATTCACCTTCGGATACTGCAACTCCTTCACTTACAAGCTGGAGTTAAGGATACCTGTTCGGAGTTAAGACACAGGTCCCCTCTCCAGACTACAACTATACATTGCATCTTTCCGGGGTTAATTTTCGGTGATAGCGATCATGTTATATGCGGTTAATCAAATAATTCAATTCAGTGTCCAAAAGCACAACTTTCATACATTTCAACAGATATTGGGAATAAGGAAGAGATATAAAGTCCGGCTGGTATCTGGTTCACAGCTCGTTTTTCCAACTTACCTACTCCCCTTTCCTGACTCATTGATCACGTAGTATTCTCCTCAATCGTCATGGCACCTCCAGCATCTCTTACCACTAAACCTCTCAGCAGGACGGGACGACAAATACCCGCTCTCGGATTCGGATTGATGGGCCTGAGTGCGGTCTATGGGCCTGTTGAGTATATTTCCCGTTCTATATGTTCTCAAACTCACAATAGCGTTCATACTGACACTCACTTCCCTAGCAATGACGAAGAACGCTTGGCAGTTCTGGACCGTGCCTGGGAGCTCGGCTACACAAATTGGGACACAGCCAATGCCTACGGTGACAGCGAGGTCCTGATCGGGAAGTGGTTCAAGCTACATCCGGAGCGTCGGGCTGACATATTTCTCGCAACAAAGTTTGGACTGAGAGCCGGAGTTAACGATAAGGGCGAGTGGAAAATGTGGGCTGATAATAGTCCCGAGTTCTTCAATGAGTGCCTCGAGGGAAGTTTGCAGAAGATGGGCGTTGATTACGTTGATCTTTACTACGCCCATCGTCTTGACACCAAGGTACCTGTCGAGAAGACGATGGAGTTGATGGCCAAGGCTAAGCAGTAAGCTACACTACCAAAAATCTCTGACACCTTGGACCGTGCTGATATATCTCTATCAGAGATGGCAAAATCAAAGCCATCGGCATCTCCGAATGCGCCGCCAGCAATATCCGCCGAGCCTACGCTGTCGCCCCCGTCGACGCCATCCAGGTTGAGTACAATCCATTCACATTGGATATCGAGAAACAAGATATACTCTCCACGTGCCGTGAGCTTGGAATCACCATCTTCGCGTACTCACCTCTGGGTCGTGGCTTTTTGACAGGTCAGATCAAGAGCAGTGATGACTTTGCGCCTGACGACCTCCGCCGCATGTTGCCTCGCTTTAGCCCTGAGAACTTTTCGAAGAACCTAGTCCTAGTTGAACGTCTTAAGACACTTGCAGATAAGAAGGGCTGCACGTCGGGTCAGTTGGTGCTCGCGTGGCTGTCGGCGCAGGGCGAGGATATTATCCCAATTCCTGGGACGAAGAAGATTAAGTATATGGAGGAGAATGTTGGCTCACTAAAAGTGCAGCTCTCCAAGGAGGAGGTTCAGAAGATCAGGGATGAGGTcgagaaggctgaggttgCGGGTCATCGAAACCCGCCGGGTTTGTTCAATGAGTATTCGGTTACTGTTGAGCTTTGAGGTGTCACATCCGGATAGGGATCCATAGGAACAAGCCTTAGTGGAAAAGAAATCCCAAACTTCATCGGAGCCTATCCCTTACATAAATATTGGTACATATGCTAGCAATTCCAATGCCAACGAAAGTGAAGCAGTTGTCCCAAAAGATCTGGACGGATGGCGAAAAGCTTCAAACATTCTTCTTATAAAAAAGTTCAATATTCAAACTGAAATTATCAAGATCTATTCTGGTGGTATAACAACGCTAGTCATGACAACAAATCATATCATACAAAATCAAACCCAATAACCCTTTTACTCGTCATTACTCCACTTCCAGGCTTCCGAGATAGCCTTCCAGTACTGCTCAGGATGCTCACGCATGTGTCCAACATGGTCAGTATCCACAAACAGCTCCTGTCGAGTCTCATAGCCTCTCTGCTGAGACTCAGCAATGTAGCCCTCGATATCCATATGAGAAATAATCTGATCCTCCTTGCTGTAGAGATACAATCGCTTGGAGTCTAGTGTCTCGTAGTTTGTATCATCCACAACTCGCAGGGCGAAAGCACCAGAAGGCTCTCCGCCAGTGAGCTTCTTGATAACAACGTCCAAGGTAAGGACAAAGCCCCAAATGCCCTTGGTGATGACAAAAGGCCAGGGGAAGAACTTGGCGGTGCCGAGGGCCATGGCGTGCGACC belongs to Fusarium oxysporum Fo47 chromosome V, complete sequence and includes:
- a CDS encoding NADP-dependent oxidoreductase domain-containing protein; its protein translation is MAPPASLTTKPLSRTGRQIPALGFGLMGLSAVYGPVEYISRSICSQTHNSVHTDTHFPSNDEERLAVLDRAWELGYTNWDTANAYGDSEVLIGKWFKLHPERRADIFLATKFGLRAGVNDKGEWKMWADNSPEFFNECLEGSLQKMGVDYVDLYYAHRLDTKVPVEKTMELMAKAKQDGKIKAIGISECAASNIRRAYAVAPVDAIQVEYNPFTLDIEKQDILSTCRELGITIFAYSPLGRGFLTGQIKSSDDFAPDDLRRMLPRFSPENFSKNLVLVERLKTLADKKGCTSGQLVLAWLSAQGEDIIPIPGTKKIKYMEENVGSLKVQLSKEEVQKIRDEVEKAEVAGHRNPPGLFNEYSVTVEL